The DNA segment GGCCATAGGCCAGGAGGTTCAGCGCAGACGTCGCGCCGTGGGTAAAGATGATCTGCCCGCTGTCACCGACGTTGAGCCATTGCGCCACTTTGCTGCGACTGTCCTCGAACGCCTGGGTCGCATGGGCGCCTGGCAAATGCTGGGCACGGTGCACATTGGCCGCGCCATTGGCGTAGTAATGGCCAAGGGCGTCCAGCAGGGCTTGAGGTTTTTGCGTGGTAGCGGCGTTGTCCAGATAGGTCTGGTCTTGCCGTTGCAAGGTGGCGATGGCCGGGAAATCGGCGCGCCAGGGCGAGGGCACAAGCATGGGTTCAAGACTCATATGAACCGGCCGTGCTGCAAGGCACGGCCGGCTCCGGTGGCATCGAGTCGCTGCTTAGTTGTGAGCGTGCAGCGCTGCGTTCAGTTCGATGGCCGACTTGTGGGTTTTGCACTCCACGGCACCGGTCTCGGAGTTACGGCGGAACAGCAGGTCCGGCTGGCCAGCCAGTTCACGGGCCTTGACCACCTTGACCAGTTGGTTCTGCTCATCGAGCAGCGCCACTTTAGTGCCGGCAGTCACGTACAGGCCCGATTCCACGGTGTTGCGGTCACCCAATGGGATACCGATACCGGCGTTGGCGCCGATCAGGCAGCCTTCGCCCACCTTGATCACGATGTTGCCGCCGCCCGACAGGGTGCCCATGGTGGAGCAACCGCCGCCCAGGTCCGACCCCTTGCCGACGAAGACGCCAGCCGATACACGGCCTTCAATCATGCCCGGGCCTTCGGTGCCCGCATTGAAGTTGATGAAGCCTTCGTGCATCACGGTGGTGCCTTCGCCCACATAGGCACCCAGGCGCAGACGTGCGGCATCGGCGATACGCACGCCGGCCGGGACCACGTAGTCGGTCATTTTCGGGAACTTGTCCACCGAGAACACTTCCAGCAGCTCGCCACGCAGGCGCGCTTCCAGTTGGCGCTCGGCCAGTTCGCCGATGTCGATCGCACCCTGGCTGGTCCAGGCTACGTTCGGCAGTTGCGGGAACACACCCGCCAGGCTCAGGCCATGGGGCTTGACCAGGCGGTGGGAGAGCAGATGCAGCTTGAGGTAGGCCTCAGGGGTGGAGGTCAGTGCGGCATCTTCGGCCAACAACGTGGCGACCAGCGGCTTGTGGCTTTCGGCCAGGCGGGTCAGCAGGGCGGCCTGGGTGGCATCTACATTTTTCAGTGCATCAGCCAGTTGCGAGGCTTGGGCAATGGTGAAGGTGATCGCCTGGTTGCCTTCGGTGTAGCCAAGGATCGGCGCGATGGCAGCGACGATTTCGGCCGAAGGGTTGAGCAATGGCTGCGCGTAAAACACTTCCAGCCAAGCACCTTGGCGGTTCTGGGTGCCGACGCCGAAGCCCAGGCTGAACAGGGAATTGGACATGCTGTTACCTCTACAAAAATGAAGTGGCTGGCCTACTTGAGGGCCGCCGAATAACTATCTGGCTTGAAGCCAATCAGGGTTCTGTCACCGAGATCGAGCACTGGGCGCTTGATCATCGAGGGTTGTGCGAGCATCAGTTCAACGGCTTTCGCCTGGTCGAGATCGGCTTTGCGTTCGTCTTCGAGTTTGCGAAAGGTCGTGCCTGCACGGTTCAAAACCACCTGCCAACCGTGCTCATTGCACCATTGGGTCAAGTGTTCGCGGTCGATACCGGCCGTCTTGTAGTCATGAAACTCATAGCTGATGGCATTTTCATCGAGCCAGGTACGGGCCTTTTTCATGGTGTCGCAGGCTTTGATGCCAAAAAGGTGCAATGTTTTGCTTGAATCGGTCAAGGAACTGCCCCCTTTGGGCTGCTGGAAACAAACGATCACGGATTATGCCACGACAAAACAGTTTCGGTGCCGCTCGTCACTCCTTACGGTACGAGGTGCGACTTATGTGCAAAAGCCCGGCAACAGCATAGGCAGCTAATATGGCACTTCAAAGGCGCGTTGTTGCCTCAAGTGTGTCATTGCAAGTCGATTGTCCAGGAACCCCGCTTTATGCAAACCGCCTACACCGTTCTTATCCTGCTGATGCTGGTCAGCGTTTCGCGTCTGGTCGGGCGTGTGATCCCTTTGCCGTTGCCGTTGGTGCAGATTGCCGCTGGTGCCTTGCTGGCGTGGCCGACCCTGGGGCTGCATGTGGCGTTGGACCCTGAATTGTTTCTGTTTCTATTCCTGCCGCCGTTGCTGTTCTCCGA comes from the Pseudomonas shahriarae genome and includes:
- the dapD gene encoding 2,3,4,5-tetrahydropyridine-2,6-dicarboxylate N-succinyltransferase, whose translation is MSNSLFSLGFGVGTQNRQGAWLEVFYAQPLLNPSAEIVAAIAPILGYTEGNQAITFTIAQASQLADALKNVDATQAALLTRLAESHKPLVATLLAEDAALTSTPEAYLKLHLLSHRLVKPHGLSLAGVFPQLPNVAWTSQGAIDIGELAERQLEARLRGELLEVFSVDKFPKMTDYVVPAGVRIADAARLRLGAYVGEGTTVMHEGFINFNAGTEGPGMIEGRVSAGVFVGKGSDLGGGCSTMGTLSGGGNIVIKVGEGCLIGANAGIGIPLGDRNTVESGLYVTAGTKVALLDEQNQLVKVVKARELAGQPDLLFRRNSETGAVECKTHKSAIELNAALHAHN
- a CDS encoding arsenate reductase gives rise to the protein MKKARTWLDENAISYEFHDYKTAGIDREHLTQWCNEHGWQVVLNRAGTTFRKLEDERKADLDQAKAVELMLAQPSMIKRPVLDLGDRTLIGFKPDSYSAALK